ttttattcttatagcttatatattatttaagattttatatcttaaatttaatatgATATCACCACATTGGAAAGGTCTTAATTATACTATGAAACTAAATAAATACTATACTTACAATGAATTTTTTGAAGAACAGTTTATTAGTtacaaacattttatttaattattgctTAAGCTATGTACTTAGTATATTCCTGCAGCAAGATGTTGAATCTCTCTTTTTGGCAAGAGATCATACTGGTTTAAAggaaattgttataatttttttaacatgagTTTAATTTCTAatgtaaaaagaattaaattaattttaggtttttaattttataaatttagatacttttaattaaatttttcaagTGAATCTTGGTTCGTCAtcttaattatttgtttatatatattaaaagatataaaattttataattgatataaaatgatatattatagtTAACCCTGGATTAATCAGTGGTGAATGTGGAGCATTACGTAACTCTCGTAATGAGTTCTCTCTCCTACTATGCTTTCTGTTATTATGGTTTCCCTGAAACACAGCAAATCCACATCTGACACCACCACCTCAATCCTCATGGTCAATTTTTCCCAATTCTCTGTTCactcttttttcattttctacctCTTCAATCCAAGTATGTACTCTTAATTTTTCACCtccattttcctttttcttctacaatttatattattttattgtctgAGTTGTTATTCCATTTCTGTGTGTGACAATCAATGATCTATTTTTATGTAACTTCAGTTACATGTTACCCACATGCTTATGTTGTTCCAAAACATCTTGAATCAACAATGGTCACTGTACTAGGTACACCATTCTTAAATTCGGTTGACAGACACATAAATACATCAAGATCATTTTGTACATAGTGTCAACTAATTTCATTGCTCATTAAATACTATTGTTAATCACAATCAATCTGTTTGCACTTTTTTGGCCATCTCTTTTGCTGTGGATTGAACTATGCAAATCATAAAAGTTTATTAGGGATAACTCTATTTGCTTTTACAATTTTTTGACCATCTAATGTCTCAGGAAGGTCTCAGTCCATGCATGTATACCACTCCGAAAGCATTTGAACAATCACTTCGCCAAGGAGAGATACACAAATGGATCATAACTGTAATTCACCAAGAACGCCGAGTTTTCGGCAAAGGAGACGCTCAAATGAGGTTGGTGTAGTGAAATAACATGTTTGCTTGTTGTGATTGGGGAAATGTTTACTTCAAATTTCAAGTTTTAATACGAAGTTATGCTGCTGCAAGACCTGTTATGTCAATTTAGAATGGTACACAGAAATATCAAGTTAGAGAACATTTGATTCATGTAGTTGATGAAGTAATTACAGTGAATATGAACTTCCCTTTAACTTGTGCAAAAATATGTATAAGATACATCTACATGTAGTTGATGAAGTAACGGACTTCACTTTAACTTAAGTATAAATGAGAAATTTAATTTTGGAAAAGTTGAAACTAATGCTAGCTTTTTCTATGCTAGATTCCTGCAGAGATAAGCAAATCAAATGGAAACATTTTACTGGTGGATGATAAATTTAAGTACAGATCAATGTGGATTCGTGCATACTCATCTCTGTGGATGTTAGCTAGTGTCTCACTTATCATTTACTTAGGTCATCTATACATCTGGGCCATGGTTGTTGTTATCCAAATATTCATGGCCAGTGAGCTCTTCAATCTACTTACAAGAGCAACTCAAGATAGACGTCTCCCGAAGTTTAAGTTCTTGAACTGGTAAGCATGCCTGCTACTGTAGTTTCTAAATGATAACTGTTTATCAGAAATGATTAATGTATAGTGTTTCACAAAGATAAGATTCCGAATGCAATGTCCAGGCACTTTTTCTTCACAGCAATGCTTTTCGTATATGGCCGTATTCTCAGTCAGCAACTTGTGAATACTGTGACCTCGGACAAATTCTTGTATAGGCTTGTGAGCAATCTGATCAAGTATCAGATGGTTATATGTTACTTCCTATATATTGCAGGTTAGTACTACCAAATTTATTCATAGGAATGTTGATGCATGATTATCCTATCTCAATTATTGTCAACCATGGTAAGAGAGGACAcagataattttatatatattcaagcaatATATCTATAGGTCCTGTTGAGTAACTTAATTTTGCTATCtgatatcatattattattagtcTTTTGCAGGTTCAAGAGTTTGTTGGGctgtaatatataaaaaacaatatttcattCCAGTATGGTTTTGTGTGGTATGTTCATTTCCTCTGTGATTTCAGGTTTTGTatggtttattctttcattgaAGAAAAGATATTACAAGTATCAGTTTGGCCAGTATGCATGGACACATATGATACTCATTGTTGTGTTTACCCAGTCTGCGTTCACTGTAGCCAACATATTTCAAGGAATATTCTGGTAACATGACTTCTGCTGAATTACTTGCTGATGTAATCTCCATTTTCTAAATCCTTCTTTTATCTTACTTAAAACATGTTTACTAATACGATTCTATGTTTCATTTATATTTGATCAGAAAATTGTGGAGCACAGTTACTTACAGAAAAGGATACATTTAATCAATAAACAAGAAATAGTTCCTAgcaatttcatttaatataatgtatcctgtgttttcttttctggaTATGGTTGtggaaaattatatttcataaaagGCATTTAATGTTCTGAACTTGAGTAAGGAGATAATCAGATTTAAAGATGCTTCTATTAGATTAGTGATTTGATTGACTTGTACCAAGATTCTCAACACGAAGGAAAAGGGTGAAAGGAACAGAAATATAACAGGACTCTTTATAAACATGCATCATGATTCATGgaagttatattatatatcatgtCCATATCTTTTTGCTCTTAAAGAGTTTCACTTTTCTACAAAAGCGTCATTCACACTTTTCTTCATTCAATGGAAATTCACAGGAGATTTTAATATCAGTAACTGCTTTGGTATTGCTAGTCACTGTGTTTTCCATACTTCAAACTTTTCTTACAATCTAACtagttaatattattatgaaagGTTTATTTTCCCTGCATCCCTAATTGCTATGAATGACGTTGGCGCATATTTCTTCGGTTTCTATTTTGGGAGAACACCTCTGATCAAGCTTTCTCCAAAGAAAACATGGGAAGGTTTCATTGGAGCATCTGTTGCCACTATGATTGCTGCGTTTACAGTAAGCATCAGTTAGTAACATCCTGCTTTTCTTCAGTTCATTCCTTTAGTCCATAGTAACTGACCTCATTCTGGAGAGTCTTAAGGAATTTTGATCTTGTATGAACGAGTTAACCTTTTCATAACAATGTTTAGTTAAGGAATTTTGGGTCATTATATAATCGGGTTGACCTTTTCATAACAATGGTATAATTGAACCTAATGTTTCAGAGTTTGAACCTCTTTGAGGCTCCTATTCCTGTGAAAGGGAGTCCCAAATTCTCTAGGCCGCTAGGTGTCAGCCTCATTTGTTAAGAAATTTTGGATCTTTGTATGAACGGATTAACCAACTACCATCCcagaaaactttaaaaattcaCATTTTAGTTATAACTAAACTCTCTAATATCATGTGTTTGACTCACAACCTCCCCTTTAAgttaatttaatgatatttttcagtataatttatttacatgaTGATGTCACCTGTGTTTATGCAGTTTGCCTACTTCTTGGGTCGCTTCCAATGGCTAACATGTCCAAGGAAGGTAACAATCTTGATTGAGTGCAATCATCTTGGAGGAAATATCTATGTTGATCCTAATGCTTGTGTGAAATAAATTCAGAACTTATCAACTGGTTGGCTTCAGTGTGACCCTGACCCAATTTTTAAGCCAGAGTACATTCCATTGCCAGGACTGATTTCTCATTCGGTAAGATATCCTGGGATTTAGCAGCTGCTAAAAGAATTTAACACTGTCAAGCATGTAGTAAACATTTATTAACTTTCTGGATGCTTGATGATATAAATGtgtaaaa
This window of the Vigna angularis cultivar LongXiaoDou No.4 chromosome 7, ASM1680809v1, whole genome shotgun sequence genome carries:
- the LOC108336260 gene encoding phosphatidate cytidylyltransferase 1, with product MDHNCNSPRTPSFRQRRRSNEIPAEISKSNGNILLVDDKFKYRSMWIRAYSSLWMLASVSLIIYLGHLYIWAMVVVIQIFMASELFNLLTRATQDRRLPKFKFLNWHFFFTAMLFVYGRILSQQLVNTVTSDKFLYRLVSNLIKYQMVICYFLYIAGFVWFILSLKKRYYKYQFGQYAWTHMILIVVFTQSAFTVANIFQGIFWFIFPASLIAMNDVGAYFFGFYFGRTPLIKLSPKKTWEGFIGASVATMIAAFTFAYFLGRFQWLTCPRKNLSTGWLQCDPDPIFKPEYIPLPGLISHSLPWKEIPVLPVQWHALWLGLFASIIAPFGGFFASGFKRAFKIKDFGDSIPGHGGFTDRMDCQMVMAVFVYIYHQSFVVVEDYSVEMLLDQVRL